One Arachis hypogaea cultivar Tifrunner chromosome 18, arahy.Tifrunner.gnm2.J5K5, whole genome shotgun sequence genomic window, AAGTTAACAAGTTATTAGTTTTGCTGCGTAGGAGCCGAATTTTCGATAGTCGTTTATGATTCATTGTTAAAGCTGAATTGCAAGTGTGGTTTCATAAGGTTTAACCTTTTACATATGGTCTTTTGGTTTTTCTATTCTCTACAATGTACAAATTATATGCCAGAGAAACAGTTCAATGAAACAGTTCAATGAAACAGTTCATTGCAGGTGGTTGATAAACATTTGAGTATATTGGCAAAGCAGCATATCGAGACTCGTTTTGTGAAAATTAATGCTGAAAAGAGTCCTTTTTTGGCTGAGAAGCTCAAGATCATTGTTCTTCCAACTCTTGCCCTCATTAAGAATGCCAAAGTGGATGACTATGTGGTATGTATTTGAACCACCTTGGTGTTGGTTGTGATATATAATGCCACTGTTTTTGGTCTTTTGGACAGAAATAGTTACCTGTCTCTAATTCCTAttcatttataattttactcCCTTTAATCTCATAATGGCATGTAAACAGGTGGGATTCGACGAACTTGGTGGGACTGATGAATTTAGCACAGAGGATTTGGAAGAGAGATTGGCTAAAGCTCAAGTAATCTTTTTTGAGGGTGAATCTTCATCAAGGTCAAGTGCGCAAACTAAAAGAAGTGTTCGGCAGAGCTCAACAGCAGACTCATCGGATTCCGAATGAGTTGTATTTCCTGTTGGGTGAATTTTATGGTGGCTTTGTTGTGGTACCTAAATTGCCTAacttatcttttgaattttatgCGAATTGTACTAATGATGCTAATCCTATCCTATCTTGTAttttccaacctatcctatatatattgaattattcAGGTGTCAATGTATTTTATGATATCCAAGAGATCATTTCGTGCCAAGGTTTTTTACactatttgagaaaaaaaaaatgaaccaTCACTCTAACAGACAGATAAAAGCTAATTAGCTAACTAGCTTAGCATGAGGTTTTACAAATATCATGCCGCCGGTATACCTTAAAGCCGTATAACTATAGTTTGGGATCTAAATAAGGTTTAggtatttataaatatttgttttttacttttggttcaataaaattttaaaattgtctattataattttatgttacatTATCGGATAACTTTCTACATTGATGTTTAATGTTTTTCGTCAATACTTAatggaataaaataattatagagACTATAATatagataatttttaaattttaatgcataaacaaaattataagaaccaaaaccaaaaaataaatatcttataCTATGATAGAAATTAACATACAGTtgttttcatataaaattaataaagaattattacatgataatttagtcaaagtTACTAAATTAAGTGTCCAAAACTTATTTAATCAAACATCATAATTGTTTACAACAGACTATGCCTAATTTgagtaaacaacttaattaatattttttttttaaaaataacttaaataataaatacttatattaaaagtaatttataaataagttattttgtatttgattttttaattctaaaaatattttttttaaaagaaatgtgataaaaaactttttattatgagaagtcatttttttaacttctctataaatacttaaatagcttcttaaaaaactataatttaattttaaaaattacatcagacatgaatattattacttttcataagttaatatctcaaaaaaaaaacttttaaagcCAAACGCACtctaaacacaacatacatgtgGTACATTATAAATCCATTCCTTACGCAGGCCACCTGATTCCTTTGATACATGTTAGGACCCTTTCACCGTAGGGATGGGCATGCAGATATGCGTAATTTGACAAAATTCTATGTACAAGCGTTCTATGCGTAACGCCCTGCAATACAAACAGAAgggaaggggaaaaaaaaaaaaggtaaatagTAAACAAATATTTCGACATAAGTTTTGTAGACCCATTCTAGAATGTTCAATGATAAAgttaatttgacaaaaaaaaaaaaaacagtgcgTGTAACAACAAAAAAGGTTAGAAATACCGTGGAAAATTGCAATGCTCTCTGAGCAACATAATTCCCATAATAATGTCGAAGGAGATTGACAAAGTCGGGGCTGTTGACGAGCTCCATAATTATAATGGCAACATCGGTGGGGTCAGAATGTCTAAACAATACCTCTATTACATGGCTCGCATGCCTGTTCATAGAGAGTTCAGCATAGCGACCGCGAAGATGTTGTACTATCATTTTAGTTACAGGTGGCTCTAGTATATTCCTTTTAATTATATACTGCACCACATAGTTTCTACAGTCACAAGAAGAAACTCAACTTTAGAGAGAAATTAAACTATACAATATAGATTTAGATATATTTGATGAAGGAATTAAGGTTAAAGAACAAACTGTTCAATAGAAGAGTTCTAACCCAAATGGATCTGCTGAGAGTATTCCTGAGTTTAATATTATGCTTTTAACTAGTAACAGTATGGGGACTCCCGCGCCATGGGCCATACATTTCTGAATTACAGAACACCCCTTTTTGTCTGTTGCAACATCTACACAATTCCTTGCTATTTCATCGAAAATAACCTAACAAAAAATttcatttacatatttttttcaaactttttgcACAACAATAAATCATAGAATTTGCAACTCCTAAGAAGGTATATAAGTTttcaaaagtagaaaaaaaagGTTTCATTCTTAGATGCAGTGACAATTGTCTAATAGACTACTGTATAACTCATTCCATCAATTGGGAAAGAGAAATACTAGATGAACAAGTTATTTTGTAGTCAAACTCCATTATTATTTGGTATTCACCTTAAAAGATAAAAGGTAAGTTCGGCACTAAAACGAAAGGCACcaactttaaatcataaaatagcaGAACCGTTTCAATTAAAGGTCTATTAAAAAAGATAATCCTATTGAGTCTAGTGCAACAATGCATGTAATCATATAAGAAAACATAGCAGATAAATCATGTGTATATATAGGGTACTGTTTCATTACCTTTTGACACGATTCTGTGAAAACTCTCACGCACTGTTGAATGACATAACCGCCATTAGCATTCTTCAGCAGTGGCACAGTGATGTACATAAGTCTTCTAACAGTATAAGCAATCTGCACTGGATCTCTCAGACTTGTTAACATCTTCTGTGCTACCCTAGTTCTGCACAGACAACCTTATATGCATCAGACTAATTGCACCACATAATAACAACTAAAACGTAACACAGTTCAACTATAATATCTCCCTCACTCCCTCACCTCACTCCCTCACTTATCCTCCCGTAACCCCCAGCCCACCCCCTCACCCCCCACTCCCTCACTCACCCAATCTCCTTCCACCTCCTCCCTCTCCTTTTTCTCACCACCATCACCACTGCCACCATAATCATTCATTACTCATAACAAAACAAATTAACAGCAACAttcacaaaacaaaataaatcaacacaAAAATCGGAGGCAGAAGAAGCATAACAATTTCAATAATCACATCAATTTCAAtaaacaataattcaataatcatcaactaCAATTTCAGTTTTCAGATCCAAAAGttacaatttcagaagcagaagtTCAAGCAGAGCAGAGGAAGAAGCAGAGGCAGTCACAAAATAAGAAGCAAAGGCActcacagaagaagaagcagcgccGGCGGGGTCCCCCTCCCGATGACCACGCGACGGCGGCGGCGGCGAGAAGAAAAATCTTCTCCCTCAGAGCCTTATGCACCTTACTCCCATCAATATCCCTATACCCAAAACTATTCCCATCGTAACCAACCGGTGCCTGCAAGTCACCTTTCTCAGTGGACCACCCCAACCGTGTGTGCCCTGTTTCCCCCAAATGTAAAACCCTAATTTCGAAGTACCACGCTCCTTCAACCACCCCTCTCGTTGGCCTCACCATTCTGTAGCCCTTCGTGCTCCCTGCCACCATTCGGTCCTCGCTCAGCTCAACCTTCTCCGCCGTGTCGTCGCTCTTGTCCGGGAACCTTGGCACCGGCGTTATAAGCACCGTGTCTTCGCCGTTTGCGCCGTGgtgattgttgttattgttgttagccttgttcttcttctttgagggaGTGAGGGgtgggggtgagggagtgggctGAGTGGGTTACCGGAGGGTGAGTGAGGGGTTTGTGGGGTGAGTGAGTGAGGGAGTTACGGGAGGGAAAGGGAGGGGGCTtaactttgttttaattttttaatattatttttattaataataaaaggtaatatgctaaaaaataaaattaaaataaaaaatgacgattttataacgttttgtaatattgagaatgattttaataacaaaaaaaagttgaGAACGATTTTAATTTTTACCCTAAAATATTAGAAACGATTTCAATACTTAACCCTAATCAAAATTAAATCACATAGAACTTACCCGTGGTCGTTCATGCAGGTATGCTCGAGCTGCTGCACGTCCATGATTACATAACTTAAAATCCTTTGAAATTGATTAAAAGTGAGCTTTTCTGAGGTAAAAAACTTCTCAATTAAGTAATTACCAAAGTGATGGGTCATAAGCTCGTGTGTGTGATCCTCCACCTCGTCGAGGATCATGTCAATTTCTTGGGGAATGCCATCATCAATCATGGCCTGAAGAAAACGACAACCATACTGATCCCTTGCTAGTGTAACCACGTGTCCCCTGATACCTTGGAGTCTTTGTGCAACTGATTCCCCAACATCATGAGTCTCTTGTTCTATACTGTTGAAGCCGTTGTAGTCATGGCTTGAAGTAAGAAGAGCACCTTGAACAATGGCCCCATTATTATAGTTATTCATAACATTCTGATTCCCATGCTCAGAAGAAGCTTCCTCCAATGTGAAGGGAGTCAAAGTATATTCACGAGGGTCAACACTATTTGCTGCTGCTGACTTTTCTTGAGACATGATGGACAAGCTAAGTCTTTCCATGGAAGAATCAAGGTCTTCCACTCCAAGATTAGTGTTGACCCAGCACCAGTCATTAGGCTGAGAAGAATTGTTGTTGACCATTGGAAAACAAGGAATAATGAGTTTAAGGTTTCCAATAAACTATCAAACAGGGCTTAgcttagtttttttaatttttggtatgcagttgatatgtatatatatttagcAAGGATATCATATCTtaactacttttaattttttggCAATCTTATGTAATATGATTTAGGAATGAATAGTGGAGAAGAccagttttttaaattaaaaaaataatttttatttttaatatctttttaagTCTCTAGATAATAATTGGTTATGCTATTTATTATTCCACATTCCCTTCTTGTTAACCTTGTCCCTGTAGCAAGGGCATTCGTGCTTGTTCCCATAGGTGCCAGAAGGAACACATTTGCACTCTTGGCAGCAAATCCCACAGTACTTTAACCCCAGCAACAGAGCACCTATCTGAGCACTTCTTCCCTCAATATGCTgccattgaaagaaaaataactcATTCAACACCACAATAAACAAAGTAACAGATCTTGGTTAGGTACAGTGACTGTAAATCTTACATGCATCTTCGCAGTGGCTGGTTCCAATAAAGACGAGCTTAAAAGAAGAGAAAACAGAGCAGCAGTGTAGCGAAAATAagcttcatttttttttcacttgcTAAGTTTGGTGGTAAATTAAAGCATGTTAGAAAGTAGAGGAATTCAGCAAAAAGGGgggttggggggggggggggtgtttaCCAATGTTATAAGTGGATTTATTTATACTGATCCAGCTTCATACATGgcgacaaaataaaatattttggtcacagtaaaataataataataaatatatgcgtttgaaaatagatatgatttcattataaaatattatataattaaattaaatagatgCCCTCTAAAGACTAAATAAAAGTGCTAACTGTATAGCAAtaattgaaacttatttaaattgCATTATTATTGTGCATGGAAAAACCTATTTAAATTTTAGCGTAACAAACTATCATTGGTGAAACAAACTAATAACATAgactaaaatcaattttttttttaattttcatggtTCAAAAACAAACTTTAAgagattaaacaaaaaaatatgtttagaaacttatttaaacttaaattttattattatcttgttgttaaaagacataaaattaccaaataattataattcaaatagTATAGTCTTTGTATTTTCacaaataaaagataattaactcgatttgatttaaataaaattcttttGAATCAAATTCAATCAGTTTCTTATGAATaaacttaaatttaaatttaaattttatcagtGAAATTAGTATGATATATaatcaaattcaaatcaaattggATTCATTTCAATCAACTGATTAACTGTATACTCGTACCTCTGCAACTACATCAATCTCAATTACTGTGAGAGAGTCGAATGCATTCTCCGAACCATCGACAAGTGCGACTTCTTTGTTCCGCGCCGCCTCTGATTGGTTCTACAAGCTTTGGATGAATTGAGTCCATGCCCTAGGGGATCCGCTGTAGACTTGTCACCTGATTGCGCGGAGATGCTGCAGAAGTTCGTACTCGAGAAGAAAACCAAAATTAATTTGGATGCAAAGTGATTCAATTAGCTAAGGAAGTTCAAATTGTAAATGCTTGAATTTGACAGGTGGTTTGGTTGCATTCAAACTCGAGATTCGTTGTAAATACAACTTGTGTGTTCAAATTGAAACTTGTGTTCGAAGGTGTGGGATCTTCACAATGTAAGGCAAAGGAGTTTCACTTTGGCTTCAGCTAGTGCTACTCTGAAACAATTATTTACCTGTCAGAGATCAATTAGATCAGCACCAATTATTATATTTGATTCAATGATTAAGTCTTGAATAATATACTCTTAAGTCTTATGTTTTGTGATTGACAATAATAAATGTCTTTAAATTATAGATGAAAATTAAGAATTTGAATAtcgtaataattaaaaaaaaatatgttttaaaaaataataataaataactaaTAATCTAAGGATATATTtgtttattaacaaaaaaaatttgatattttttttaaaatattataaaattagtccttttaaataattttaatattaaaggtcctttttaataattaaatctttttaacggtcatttttaataatttttcctTTCACTTTCTTTGCATAAAAGCTTTTACATTATAgaacaaaatttgaaaaatctATTTGAGTGGCtacatttttaggattttcataaCTTTAAATCTTCTCCAAACTCTAGAGAAGCTTAATCTTTTTCGtaacttttaataattaaaataactatCTGGCTACTTAATGAAATGAGTATCCAatatttgttaattatatatactTAAATTAATCATTCTCGTAAGAATTACAATAACTATCTACCAACCTATTAAACTGAACATCCATCAATGGGCACGTAAGGGAAAAGCATAGATAGGAAAGACATGGGTGCGACGGTGGGATTGCGGGGTGTCACAttgttaaaatttgaaaagtGGGAGTAAAAGTTTTTTGTTATTAGAATTTAGGaggtgttttttgttttttaatccaCTATGAACCAATATATCAGCTTATTGTACacaatcttaaaatttttcattgtttttctaatgaaatttattttaataactacgtGGATGATTGTTTGATGGCCagtgaaaaaacttattttttgaaataactgtttaaaattttttttatattaaactaaattcaaaacCTATTATACACATTGTC contains:
- the LOC112771971 gene encoding thioredoxin domain-containing protein 9 homolog, whose protein sequence is MDKAKIEEVIEKQVLTVAQAVEDKIDDEIAALDRLDADDLEALRERRLQQMKKMAEKRSRWISLGHGEYTEIPSEKDFFSVVKASERVVCHFYRENWPCKVVDKHLSILAKQHIETRFVKINAEKSPFLAEKLKIIVLPTLALIKNAKVDDYVVGFDELGGTDEFSTEDLEERLAKAQVIFFEGESSSRSSAQTKRSVRQSSTADSSDSE
- the LOC112771868 gene encoding pumilio homolog 12 isoform X2, with product MLTSLRDPVQIAYTVRRLMYITVPLLKNANGGYVIQQCVRVFTESCQKVIFDEIARNCVDVATDKKGCSVIQKCMAHGAGVPILLLVKSIILNSGILSADPFGNYVVQYIIKRNILEPPVTKMIVQHLRGRYAELSMNRHASHVIEVLFRHSDPTDVAIIIMELVNSPDFVNLLRHYYGNYVAQRALQFSTGVTHRTLVHRILSNYAYLHAHPYGERVLTCIKGIRWPA
- the LOC112771868 gene encoding uncharacterized protein isoform X3 — encoded protein: MHHIEGRSAQIGALLLGLKYCGICCQECKCVPSGTYGNKHECPCYRDKPNDWCWVNTNLGVEDLDSSMERLSLSIMSQEKSAAANSVDPREYTLTPFTLEEASSEHGNQNVMNNYNNGAIVQGALLTSSHDYNGFNSIEQETHDVGESVAQRLQGIRGHVVTLARDQYGCRFLQAMIDDGIPQEIDMILDEVEDHTHELMTHHFAARAYLHERPRVSSM
- the LOC112771868 gene encoding uncharacterized protein isoform X1; translated protein: MHHIEGRSAQIGALLLGLKYCGICCQECKCVPSGTYGNKHECPCYRDKPNDWCWVNTNLGVEDLDSSMERLSLSIMSQEKSAAANSVDPREYTLTPFTLEEASSEHGNQNVMNNYNNGAIVQGALLTSSHDYNGFNSIEQETHDVGESVAQRLQGIRGHVVTLARDQYGCRFLQAMIDDGIPQEIDMILDEVEDHTHELMTHHFGNYLIEKFFTSEKLTFNQFQRILSYVIMDVQQLEHTCMNDHG